From a region of the Vicingus serpentipes genome:
- a CDS encoding 2-oxoacid:ferredoxin oxidoreductase subunit beta — translation MEHLVEEPLVAKDFVTNQDVRWCPGCGDYAILSAVQKALPQIGKKKEDIAFISGIGCSSRFPYYIESYGFHTIHGRAPAIATGVKLSNPNLSVWQITGDGDALAIGGNHYIHALRRNIDMNILLFNNEIYGLTKGQFSPTSQTGIVTKSSPQGTTDRSFNPGKLALGAGANFFARVIDIDPKRMIDVFIEAEKHRGTSLIEILQNCVIFNDKVFDNVTNKAVKLDTQLWLKHGEPMIWGAENNKGLRLNGLQLEVVTIGENGITEADILVHDAHCEDDTLHNMLINMATPNYPVAFGVIRSVTSLTFDQGVYNQLENEKANSRFKSVNELLNSGVTWEIN, via the coding sequence ATGGAACATTTAGTAGAAGAACCTTTAGTAGCGAAAGATTTTGTAACCAATCAAGATGTAAGATGGTGTCCGGGTTGTGGAGATTATGCCATTTTGAGTGCTGTACAAAAAGCATTGCCTCAAATTGGAAAGAAAAAAGAAGATATTGCCTTTATTTCTGGAATTGGATGTTCATCACGATTTCCGTATTATATTGAGTCTTATGGTTTTCATACAATACACGGTAGAGCTCCTGCAATTGCAACTGGTGTAAAATTATCAAACCCTAATTTAAGTGTTTGGCAAATTACAGGTGATGGCGATGCTTTAGCTATTGGAGGTAACCACTACATCCATGCCTTGAGAAGAAATATTGACATGAATATTTTGTTGTTCAACAACGAAATTTATGGATTAACAAAAGGTCAATTTTCACCAACATCGCAAACAGGTATTGTAACAAAATCATCTCCACAAGGAACAACAGATAGATCTTTTAATCCAGGTAAATTAGCATTAGGAGCAGGAGCAAACTTTTTTGCAAGAGTTATTGATATTGACCCAAAAAGAATGATTGATGTTTTTATTGAGGCTGAAAAACACCGAGGAACATCGTTAATAGAAATACTTCAAAACTGTGTTATTTTTAATGACAAAGTGTTTGATAATGTAACTAACAAAGCTGTAAAATTAGACACACAATTGTGGTTAAAACATGGTGAACCAATGATTTGGGGAGCTGAAAACAACAAAGGATTACGATTAAATGGTTTACAACTAGAAGTAGTTACTATTGGTGAAAACGGAATAACAGAAGCTGATATTTTAGTACACGATGCACATTGTGAAGATGATACATTACACAATATGTTAATTAACATGGCTACACCAAACTACCCTGTAGCTTTTGGTGTAATTAGAAGCGTTACCTCTTTAACTTTTGACCAAGGAGTTTATAACCAATTGGAAAATGAAAAGGCTAATTCAAGGTTTAAATCGGTAAATGAATTGTTAAATAGTGGTGTTACTTGGGAGATTAATTAA
- a CDS encoding 2-oxoacid:acceptor oxidoreductase subunit alpha — protein MSKVKEEIDNVVIKFAGDSGDGMQLTGSQFSNTTAFIGNDLATFPDFPAEIRAPQGTVAGVSGFKIQFGNSNIYSPGDKADVLIAMNAAALKANLDWVKDHGTIIIDTDSFKAKDFEKAHFTSNPLEDGSLDGYNLIEAPITKLTKDSVADFDIENKSRTRSKNMFALGIVYWLFNRPLDITENFLDAKFKKNQEVANANKAALKAGYNYALTVELLPASYTVKPATLPQGKYRSITGNTATAWGFLAASENSGLNLFLGSYPITPASDILHELSKYKSFDVVTLQAEDEIAGICSSIGASFAGSLALTTTSGPGLALKGEAIGLAMMTELPIVIVDVQRGGPSTGLPTKTEQSDLLQAVYGRNGESPVIVIAASTPSNCFEYAYMASKLAVEHMTPVILLTDGFIANGAEPWKIPDTNKLPKIVPPIAKEEKDWKPYLRDTDKLSRFWVTPGTKGYEHRIGGLEKEDGSGNVSYDPSNHEVMVKLRAEKVKRVANYIPEIEIIGDSNADLLIVGWGGTYGSLLTAYNELKKEGKSVALAHFNYINPLPKNTADVFKNHKNIVVCELNLGQFVKVLNSELPQFNYKQYNKVQGLPFSKQELTDEFNSILAQN, from the coding sequence ATGTCGAAAGTTAAAGAAGAGATAGATAATGTTGTTATCAAATTTGCAGGCGATTCGGGTGATGGAATGCAATTGACAGGCTCACAATTTAGTAATACAACTGCTTTTATAGGTAATGATTTAGCAACATTTCCAGATTTTCCAGCTGAAATTCGTGCTCCTCAAGGAACTGTTGCAGGAGTAAGTGGGTTTAAAATTCAATTTGGAAATTCAAATATATATTCTCCTGGCGATAAAGCTGATGTTTTAATTGCCATGAATGCTGCAGCTTTAAAAGCTAATTTAGATTGGGTTAAAGATCACGGAACAATTATTATTGATACCGATAGTTTTAAAGCGAAAGATTTTGAAAAAGCTCACTTTACTTCTAACCCATTAGAAGATGGAAGTCTTGATGGCTATAACTTAATTGAAGCGCCTATTACTAAGTTAACTAAAGATAGTGTTGCTGATTTTGATATCGAAAACAAAAGCCGTACACGAAGCAAAAACATGTTTGCTTTAGGTATTGTTTACTGGTTATTTAACCGCCCATTAGATATTACTGAAAATTTCTTAGATGCAAAATTTAAGAAAAATCAAGAAGTTGCAAATGCGAATAAGGCAGCATTAAAAGCAGGTTATAATTATGCATTAACTGTAGAATTATTACCAGCTTCATACACCGTAAAACCAGCAACTTTACCTCAAGGAAAATACAGAAGTATTACAGGTAACACTGCTACAGCATGGGGATTTTTAGCTGCATCTGAAAATTCTGGATTAAATTTATTTTTAGGGTCTTACCCTATTACTCCTGCATCTGATATTTTACATGAACTATCAAAATATAAATCTTTTGATGTTGTAACACTTCAGGCAGAAGATGAAATTGCAGGTATTTGCTCTTCAATAGGAGCAAGTTTTGCTGGAAGTTTAGCATTAACAACTACATCTGGACCAGGGTTAGCCTTAAAAGGCGAAGCAATTGGTTTAGCAATGATGACTGAACTTCCAATCGTAATTGTTGATGTACAAAGAGGTGGGCCCTCTACAGGATTGCCAACCAAAACTGAACAGTCGGATTTATTACAAGCAGTTTATGGAAGAAATGGTGAAAGCCCAGTAATTGTAATTGCTGCAAGTACTCCATCTAACTGTTTTGAATATGCTTATATGGCTTCTAAGCTTGCTGTAGAGCACATGACTCCAGTAATTTTATTAACGGATGGTTTTATTGCCAATGGCGCTGAACCTTGGAAAATTCCTGATACCAATAAATTACCTAAAATTGTTCCTCCTATCGCTAAAGAAGAGAAAGATTGGAAACCTTATTTAAGAGATACTGATAAGCTATCAAGATTTTGGGTTACTCCAGGAACTAAAGGTTACGAACATAGAATAGGTGGATTAGAAAAAGAGGATGGCTCTGGAAATGTATCTTACGACCCAAGTAATCACGAAGTGATGGTTAAGTTAAGAGCAGAAAAAGTGAAGCGAGTTGCCAATTACATTCCTGAAATTGAAATAATAGGTGATTCTAACGCCGATTTATTAATTGTTGGATGGGGTGGAACTTACGGAAGTTTATTAACCGCGTATAACGAATTAAAAAAAGAAGGTAAAAGTGTTGCTTTAGCTCATTTTAATTATATAAACCCTTTACCAAAAAACACCGCAGATGTGTTTAAAAACCATAAAAACATTGTTGTTTGCGAACTGAATTTAGGTCAGTTTGTTAAAGTATTAAATAGTGAGCTTCCTCAATTTAATTACAAACAATACAACAAAGTACAAGGATTACCATTTTCGAAACAAGAATTAACCGATGAGTTTAATTCTATATTAGCACAAAACTAA
- a CDS encoding 2-oxoglutarate dehydrogenase E1 component: MDKHSYLSNADGAVIEDFYQQYLNSPESVSEGWRKFFEGFEFARKNYDTEVPEGFDKEFKVINLINGYRSRGHLFTKTNPVRARRKYSPTLDIENFGLEKADLETVFQAGSETGIGPAKLKDIITHLEETYCQSIGIEYTYIRKPEEVNWIKNKIEIKNRLKLEKDEKRHVLHKLNQAVVFEQFLHKKFVGQKRFSLEGNEALIPALDKIVEKGADLGVKEFIVGMAHRGRLNVLANIFNKTYANIFSEFEGKEYEDNIFDGDVKYHLGYSCDVKTDNGHDVHMTLAPNPSHLETVDPVVHGITRSKLDTYLKEENKIVPILIHGDAAIAGQGIVYEVIQMAQLDGYRVGGTIHIVVNNQIGFTTNYLDARSSTYCTDIGKVTLSPVLHVNGDDVEAVIQAVQFAIEYRQTFNKDVFIDILGYRKYGHNEGDEPRFTQPLLYKAISKHSNPRDIYLNQLIGESIITKADAKTIEKDFDDVLQGRLDEAKEIEKASVTFFLKRTWENYSYCKPGEFDKSPETGFDKKKLLAIGNKIATLPEDKKFIKKINRLFDDRLNQIKEGDKLDWATGELLAYATLLEEGHPVRISGQDVERGTFSHRHAVVKVEDSEEEYVPLKNISKNQADFHIYNSLLSEYGVLGFEYGYGMATPNGLTIWEAQFGDFFNGAQIVIDQFLTAAEEKWKTQNGLVMLLPHGYEGQGAEHSSGRMERFLQQCAEENIQVADCTTPANYFHLLRRQLHRKFRKPLVVFTPKSLLRHPKCISSIDEMAKGSFQEVIDDANANAKNVETVVFCTGKFYYDLLAKQEELAGADNLAIVRIEQLYPLPQKQLDSIVSKYKNAKNYIWAQEEPENMGAWTHMLRHFTSVKLTPVTLAESGAPATGSSKAHAVRHNDIIDRVFKYSLVTN; this comes from the coding sequence ATGGACAAACATTCCTATTTGAGTAATGCTGATGGAGCAGTTATTGAAGACTTTTACCAACAGTATCTAAACAGCCCTGAATCAGTTAGCGAAGGGTGGAGAAAATTTTTTGAAGGATTTGAATTTGCTCGTAAAAATTACGATACAGAAGTCCCAGAAGGTTTTGATAAAGAATTTAAAGTAATCAATTTAATTAACGGGTACCGTTCTCGAGGACATTTGTTTACAAAAACAAATCCTGTAAGAGCCAGAAGAAAATATTCTCCTACGCTTGACATTGAAAACTTTGGTTTAGAAAAAGCCGATTTAGAAACAGTTTTTCAAGCAGGTAGTGAAACAGGAATTGGACCTGCAAAGTTAAAAGATATTATTACTCATTTAGAGGAAACGTATTGTCAATCTATTGGTATTGAATATACTTATATTAGAAAGCCTGAAGAAGTAAATTGGATAAAAAATAAGATTGAGATTAAAAATAGATTAAAGCTTGAAAAAGACGAAAAAAGACATGTTTTACATAAGTTAAATCAAGCCGTTGTTTTTGAGCAGTTTTTGCATAAAAAATTTGTTGGACAAAAGCGTTTTTCATTAGAAGGAAATGAAGCTTTAATTCCAGCATTAGATAAAATTGTAGAAAAAGGAGCAGATTTAGGGGTAAAAGAGTTTATAGTTGGAATGGCTCATAGAGGAAGGTTAAATGTATTAGCAAATATTTTTAACAAAACTTACGCAAACATATTTAGCGAGTTTGAAGGTAAAGAATACGAAGACAATATTTTTGATGGAGATGTTAAGTACCATTTAGGTTACTCATGCGATGTTAAAACAGATAATGGGCATGATGTTCATATGACTCTTGCTCCAAACCCTTCTCACTTAGAAACGGTTGATCCAGTTGTTCATGGTATTACTCGTTCAAAATTAGATACTTATTTAAAAGAAGAGAATAAAATTGTACCTATTCTTATTCATGGAGATGCTGCTATTGCTGGACAAGGAATTGTTTACGAAGTAATTCAAATGGCCCAATTAGATGGGTATAGAGTCGGAGGAACCATTCATATTGTTGTTAATAATCAAATTGGATTTACAACAAATTATTTAGATGCAAGATCGAGTACTTATTGTACAGATATTGGAAAAGTAACTTTGTCGCCAGTTTTACATGTAAATGGCGATGATGTTGAGGCAGTTATTCAAGCTGTTCAATTTGCTATTGAATATAGACAAACATTTAATAAAGATGTATTTATTGATATTTTAGGATATCGTAAATATGGACATAATGAAGGTGATGAACCACGTTTCACTCAACCGTTATTATATAAAGCAATTAGTAAACATTCCAATCCGAGAGATATTTATTTAAATCAATTGATTGGAGAAAGTATAATTACTAAAGCTGACGCAAAAACTATTGAGAAAGATTTTGATGATGTTTTACAAGGCCGACTTGATGAAGCTAAAGAAATTGAAAAAGCTTCTGTAACATTCTTTTTAAAACGTACTTGGGAAAATTATTCTTACTGTAAGCCAGGAGAATTTGATAAATCTCCAGAGACTGGATTTGATAAAAAGAAACTATTAGCAATTGGTAATAAAATTGCTACACTACCTGAAGATAAAAAGTTTATCAAAAAAATTAATCGATTATTTGATGACCGTTTAAATCAAATAAAAGAGGGTGATAAGTTAGACTGGGCTACTGGAGAGTTATTAGCTTATGCAACATTGTTAGAAGAAGGACATCCAGTTCGTATTTCTGGTCAAGATGTAGAAAGAGGAACTTTTTCACATAGACATGCTGTAGTTAAAGTTGAAGACTCAGAAGAAGAATATGTTCCATTAAAAAATATTTCTAAAAATCAGGCAGATTTCCATATCTATAATTCATTATTATCGGAATATGGTGTTTTAGGATTTGAATACGGTTATGGAATGGCTACTCCAAATGGATTAACAATTTGGGAAGCTCAATTTGGTGATTTCTTTAATGGAGCACAAATTGTAATTGACCAATTTCTAACTGCTGCAGAAGAAAAATGGAAAACCCAAAATGGTTTAGTAATGCTTTTGCCTCATGGATATGAAGGTCAAGGAGCAGAACATTCAAGCGGAAGAATGGAGCGTTTTTTACAGCAATGCGCTGAAGAAAACATTCAGGTTGCTGATTGCACAACTCCAGCAAACTATTTCCATTTATTAAGAAGACAATTGCATCGTAAGTTTAGAAAACCACTAGTAGTCTTTACTCCAAAAAGTTTATTACGTCATCCAAAATGTATTTCATCTATTGATGAAATGGCAAAAGGAAGCTTCCAGGAAGTGATTGATGATGCAAATGCAAATGCTAAAAATGTGGAAACTGTTGTTTTCTGTACAGGTAAATTTTATTATGATTTATTAGCAAAACAAGAGGAATTAGCAGGAGCTGACAATCTTGCAATTGTAAGAATAGAACAACTATATCCTTTACCGCAAAAGCAATTAGATTCAATCGTATCGAAATATAAAAACGCTAAAAATTACATTTGGGCGCAAGAAGAACCAGAAAACATGGGTGCTTGGACTCATATGTTACGTCATTTCACATCTGTTAAATTAACTCCGGTTACTTTAGCTGAAAGCGGAGCACCAGCAACAGGGTCGTCAAAAGCCCACGCTGTTCGTCATAATGATATTATTGATAGAGTTTTTAAATATTCGTTAGTTACAAATTAG
- the odhB gene encoding 2-oxoglutarate dehydrogenase complex dihydrolipoyllysine-residue succinyltransferase has protein sequence MALEMKVPSPGESITEVEIAQWLVEDGDYVEKDQAIAEVDSDKATLELPAEESGIITLKAEEGDVVAVGAVVCLIDTSAEPPADFVSGATEAEESAPVIEEKKEAAPAPNPGPANAPIAKDIKATPVAKEMLASNGISAAKIQGSGSNGKITKADIEAYLTSGVKTDAMIGWGGTREEESQKMSMLRRKIASRLVAVKNETAMLTTFNEVDMKPVMDLRKKYKDQFKESHGVNLGFMSFFTKAVTEALRQFPAVNSMIDGDYMISHDFADIGIAVSSPKGLMVPVVRNAEQMSLAEIEAEIKRLAIKARDGKIDISDMEGGTFTITNGGVFGSMLSTPIINPPQSAILGMHNIVERPVAIDGEVKIRPIMYLALSYDHRIIDGKESVGFLKAVKEMIENPSKIIFGGKEPEEVLLNL, from the coding sequence ATGGCTTTAGAAATGAAAGTTCCCTCACCGGGAGAATCGATTACAGAAGTAGAAATTGCTCAATGGTTAGTTGAGGATGGTGATTATGTTGAAAAAGACCAAGCAATTGCTGAGGTTGATTCAGATAAAGCAACATTAGAATTACCAGCAGAAGAAAGTGGTATTATTACGCTTAAAGCAGAAGAAGGAGATGTAGTTGCTGTTGGTGCAGTTGTTTGTTTAATTGACACAAGTGCTGAACCACCAGCTGATTTTGTTTCAGGAGCTACTGAAGCTGAAGAATCTGCTCCAGTTATTGAAGAAAAGAAAGAAGCTGCTCCTGCGCCTAATCCAGGCCCAGCAAATGCTCCTATTGCTAAAGATATTAAAGCAACTCCTGTAGCTAAAGAAATGTTAGCATCTAATGGCATTAGTGCAGCAAAAATTCAGGGTTCTGGTTCAAATGGTAAAATTACCAAAGCAGATATTGAGGCTTATTTAACTAGTGGAGTTAAAACTGACGCAATGATTGGTTGGGGTGGAACTCGAGAGGAAGAATCACAAAAAATGAGCATGTTACGTAGAAAAATTGCATCACGTTTAGTTGCAGTTAAAAACGAAACAGCAATGTTAACTACTTTTAATGAAGTTGACATGAAGCCTGTAATGGATTTACGTAAAAAATATAAAGATCAATTTAAAGAATCTCATGGAGTTAATCTTGGGTTCATGTCTTTCTTTACAAAAGCGGTTACTGAAGCCTTGAGGCAATTTCCAGCAGTTAACTCTATGATTGATGGAGATTACATGATTAGTCATGATTTTGCTGACATAGGAATTGCTGTAAGTTCTCCAAAAGGATTAATGGTACCAGTTGTAAGAAATGCAGAGCAAATGAGTTTGGCTGAGATTGAAGCTGAGATCAAGCGTTTAGCAATTAAAGCTCGTGATGGAAAAATTGATATTTCTGACATGGAAGGCGGAACATTTACGATCACAAATGGAGGAGTTTTTGGTTCGATGTTAAGTACACCAATTATTAATCCTCCTCAAAGTGCAATTTTAGGAATGCATAACATTGTTGAGCGACCAGTTGCTATAGATGGTGAAGTTAAAATTAGACCAATAATGTATTTAGCACTTAGCTACGATCATAGAATTATTGACGGAAAAGAATCTGTAGGATTTTTAAAAGCAGTTAAAGAAATGATAGAAAATCCTTCTAAAATTATTTTTGGAGGAAAAGAGCCAGAAGAAGTTTTATTGAATTTATAG
- a CDS encoding cystathionine gamma-synthase produces the protein MKDHKNMKFATKAIHAGLEPDSATGAIMTPIYQTSTYVQEEIGNHKGYAYSRTLNPTRDALEKNLAAIENGNFGACFGSGLAAIDCVIKMLNPGDEVISTNDLYGGSYRIFKTIFEKYGIKFHFVPMDDVSHIHTKVNSNTKLIWVETPTNPMMNIIDIEAVAKISKSNNILLAVDNTFATPYLQTPLDLGADIVMHSATKYLGGHSDVVMGALVCNNEKIAKEIYRIQNSSGAVCGPQDSFLVLRGIKTLHLRVQRHCENGEKVARMLAKHPKVDKVYWPGFESHPNHEIAKKQMRGFGGMISFSLIGNKMEDAHALVKKVQLFSLAESLGGVESLIGHPATMTHASIPKEEREKNGIVDSLIRLSVGVEDAEDLIADLENALN, from the coding sequence ATGAAAGACCATAAAAATATGAAGTTTGCAACGAAAGCTATTCATGCAGGTTTAGAACCTGACTCGGCAACAGGAGCAATAATGACACCGATATATCAAACTTCAACTTATGTTCAAGAAGAAATAGGTAATCATAAAGGTTATGCATATTCCAGAACATTAAATCCAACTCGAGATGCATTAGAGAAAAACCTTGCGGCAATAGAAAATGGAAATTTTGGAGCATGCTTTGGTTCAGGATTAGCAGCAATTGATTGTGTGATAAAAATGCTTAATCCTGGAGATGAGGTTATTTCCACTAATGATTTATATGGAGGTTCTTACAGAATTTTTAAAACCATTTTTGAAAAATATGGAATCAAGTTTCATTTCGTTCCAATGGATGATGTAAGCCATATTCATACTAAAGTAAATTCTAATACTAAATTAATTTGGGTAGAAACCCCAACAAACCCAATGATGAATATTATTGATATAGAAGCTGTCGCTAAAATATCAAAGTCAAATAATATTCTACTGGCGGTTGACAATACCTTTGCAACTCCTTATTTACAAACACCTTTAGACTTAGGTGCTGATATCGTAATGCATTCTGCAACTAAATATTTAGGAGGACACTCAGATGTTGTTATGGGAGCATTAGTTTGTAACAATGAAAAAATAGCAAAAGAGATTTATAGAATTCAAAATAGTAGTGGAGCCGTTTGTGGGCCACAAGATTCATTTTTAGTACTGAGAGGAATAAAAACACTTCATTTAAGAGTTCAGAGGCATTGTGAAAATGGAGAGAAAGTAGCCCGTATGCTGGCTAAGCATCCTAAAGTTGATAAAGTGTATTGGCCAGGATTTGAATCACATCCCAATCATGAAATTGCTAAAAAGCAAATGAGAGGCTTTGGAGGAATGATTTCATTTTCACTTATAGGGAATAAAATGGAAGACGCTCATGCATTAGTTAAAAAAGTACAACTATTTTCTTTAGCAGAATCTTTAGGAGGAGTAGAATCGTTGATCGGTCATCCAGCAACAATGACTCACGCCTCAATTCCTAAAGAAGAAAGAGAAAAAAATGGAATTGTTGATTCATTAATACGATTAAGTGTTGGTGTTGAAGATGCAGAAGACTTAATTGCTGATTTAGAAAATGCATTAAACTAA